The genomic interval CCAAGGAATCTCTTGCTGGGGCCAATATTGACCGGCGATTTCTGGCCTGGACCGACCGCCGTCGTCTGGAACGGATACTGGTCAATCTGATTGACAACGCTCTTCGCCATGGAGCTCCCCCCGTGGTAATTGCCGTAAGCGCAGCGGACTCGGCAGTAGCCGCCGGCCATTTGATCGGCCCGGTCATCAAGATTACAGTCCGTGACCACGGCGCTGGCATTCCCGAAGAGCATCTGCCGCACATCTTTGAGCGTTTCTACAAGGTAGACCCCAGCCGGTCAGCCAGCCGGGGGAGTGGACTTGGTTTGGCCATTGCCCGGGAGAACGCTCGTCTCTTGGGCGGAGACCTCACGGCCGCCAACATGCCGCAAGGCGGGGCCTGCTTCACGCTGCTTCTGCCAAGCGGCCCTCAACCTGATTCTGCCGGCTAGCCCGTAACATGTTTGTTACCTGGCTGCCGCAGCGTTGTTAAGTTTCTCGCGCAAGATAATGTTGCTGGATCTAGAACTATCCTATTGACGTTAGACCAAAGACGATAGCCTACAAGCACGCAAGCCGGTGGGTCCAGCCGCGTGCTTGGTGTCGAGGGAGGGGGCAAGAATTATGAAGCACGTCGCGTACACATACAAAGTAGCATCTGTTCTTTTCGCCTTGGCGCTTATAGCCGTGGGCGGGCTAAGCGCCATTGCGTGTGGAGCCGCACCAACCGAGATCGGCGAGGCTGGAACAGTCAGCACCACCGCCGTCTCAGCTTCCACCACAACCACTACAGAACCAGCTGAGTCCACCACAAGCACTGAAGTGGGAGAATCGACGACCAGCACCACCAGCGCCCCGACAATGACCCTAAAGGTGTACTACTCCAAAGACGAGAAGATGTTCCCGGTGGGGCGGGTTGTGCCGAAGACCCTCCAGGTAGGTGCTACAGCCATGAAGGCTCTGCTTGAGGGGCCCACCGCCGAGGAAAAAGCTTTTGGGATTGTCAGCAACATCCCAGAGGGAACCACTTTTCTGGGCTTGGAGATCCAAGACGGGATAGCCATCGTTGACTTGTCCAAGGAGTATGCGTCTGGGGGCGGCACGCTTTCCATGATGATGAGGTTGGCTGAAGTAGTCTTCACCTTGACCCAGTTCCCCACCGTACATGGGGTTACGTTCAAGCTAGACGGACAGCCAATTGACGTCCTCGGAGGCGAGGGTATCGTGATTGATCACCCGATGACCAGGGCCGACTATGAAGACCTCTCCCCGGCCATACTCATTGAGTCTCCGCTCTATCAAAGCACCGTGACAAGCCCGGTTCGGGTCACTGGTACGGCCAACGTGTTTGAGGCCACCTTCCACATCGACATTGTGGACTGTGACGGGCTTATCCTGGCCGAGGAGAGGGTTATGGCCACCTCCGGAACAGGTACCCGAGGCACGTTTGATGTTACGATCCCCTTCAAGCTCAAGAAAGCCGGGCCTGGGTCAATCATAGCCTTTACCTACTCACCCAAGGACGGCTCTCAGACAAACATCGTGGAACTCCCGGTGAATCTCAAGTAGTGGGAGCGAACCGACCGGCACGAGGCGGCGGGGGCCCAGCGCTGGGGCCCCGCCGCCTCTTTGCTTTATCTCCCCACACCATCCCCTCGGCGTGGCGAGCCAACGCGCGCCCGCTTCCAGGCCTGAAGAGCAAGAGTAGCTTGCAGCCGGTTCTGTACTCCCAGCTTACGAAAGATGTGGTTGGTGTGGCTCTTTACCGTCTTTTCCGTGATATACAGCTTGGCAGCGATCACCTTGTTTGACAAACCCAGAGCAATCATCTCTAAGATGTCATGCTCGCGCTCGGTGAGCGACTCCACAGCCGCTAATAAGGCCGCATCCCCCTCTGGTTGCATCTCCCGCCCGACTCTCTCGCTCCATGGCGTCCCACGAAGTTTCACTGCAGGCTGCTGTGGTCCGCCAAGAGGCGCTTCGGTGGGATAGACGCGGCCTGTCGCCAAGTCCCAAAAATAGTCCTGCAGTCGTCTGGGCAACAGGGGAACTACCCTTTCTCTGACAAAGCTCCCCACACGGAGGCGCTCGCATAGGGCAAGAATGGGAGTCGCCACCCGAGCTTCCTGGTGAAAGAAGTAAACATGATCATGCTCTTGAGCGCGTCGCAGACACTCGCCTAGACTCCTCACTGCGTCTTGCTCGCGTAGATTGCGGGCGTAAAGCCAGCCTAGATAGAAAAGCGCAGGAACGAGAGTGCTCACTAAGCCCCACTTGCGAGCCACAGTAACCGCCTCTTCCAGCGCCGCAAGGGCCTCGTCTTCGCGGCCCGCCACGGCGAGGTCCATGCCAAGAGCGGTACGCGCGTTCGCCGCCTCCACGTTACCCATCCGCCTCTCATCGGCCAAACTAAGCGCCTCCTGGTGATACTGCATAGCGCGAGCACTGCTGCGATTCCGCCGGCAGAAATCACCTAACATAAGATCGGCCCAGAGCATCACTTCCGCATCGCCCGCAGCGGCCGCGCGCGACCTGGCTTGGCGCATCTTCGTGAATCCCTCGCGGGAATTGCCCATTGCCGTAGCCACTGCCGCCTGGGTCAGCAAGCAGGCTGGCTGAAGAAAGTTGTAGGCGTAGGTCTGGACAACGCGCTGACATTCAGAGGCCAAATGTGCTGCATCTTGGTAATGGCCGGAAAAGCAAGCTACGATCGCCGCCGCATTGAGAGCCATAGCCCGACCGAGGCTGTTTGTTCCCAACGCGCCAAGAGCTTTAGCCGCCCACTGCCGCGCCTTCGGATATTCTCCTAAGAGATAGAAAAGACGCGCCCTATGATGGTGTACACGCACCACGAAAGCCGACCTGCTTTCCTGTGGGGCAAGTATCAGCGCCTTTTCCCAGTTCTCGATGGCTTCGTCCCAACGGCACAAAGCGACCAAGATAGCCCCCTCAACCAAGAGAATCTCCGCTTTTTGCGCAGGAGAAGAGGCCAAAGCTCGACAGCGATCAAGAACTGCTCGGCTTTCTTCCCACAAACCCTGATTGAACAGTCCGAAAGCAAGCCCCAAGAGAACGCCGAGTAGTCCTTGCTTGTCCTCAACCACGACCCGCTCTGTTGCTGCTTTTCGGAAAAGCCGGACAGCTTCCTCATACCGCCCATTTACCTGAGAGATCTTGGCCCCCGCCACAATCAGCCACGGTTCCTGTTTGCAACATTCCTCCCAAGGATCGGGAGTGAGAGTGGGCCACTCCGATGAAGCCCAGAAGCTTGACCCCGGATGAGACAGAGCGAGTCTGCGAATTACGCGGCCAGCGTCGGCGTAACGACCAGCCTGGAGATAGCAGGCCACCGCTCTGTGTAGCTCCCCCACTGCCTCCAAGTGTTCACCGACGTTTACCAGCAGCGAGGTCCCCCCTTGCCGGGCACGGCGTTCTGCCACTTCACGAACAAGAGGATGTACGCAGTACGCGCGGTATCCTCTGCGGCTGACTAGACAGCCCCGGGCGGCAAACTCCGCGCAAATCGCCTCCGCCCTCCCCGGAGGGCCGGAAAACAATATCTCGTCGCGAGGAAAAATCACGCGCGACAAAAGAGAGGCAACGAGTAGCGTCTCCGCAGCATAGGGATCAAGGTCATCCAATAGACTTTGTTCCAAGTAGCTGCGCAAGGTGGTATTGCGACCTACCAACTTGCTTAGGTCACGCGCTATGCCAGCGGAGTCCGTTCGAGCCAACTGGTCTCCTAGAAGCACAACGGCAGCCGGCCAGCCCTGTGTGGCCCGCCATAGCGTCCTCGCCTGATCGAGCCCCAAGTCAACACCGCGACTCTGCTTGACCCACGTCCGGATTTCCCCGGGGGTGAAGCGCAGATCCCGAGGGCCGAGCTCGGCCACCCGGCCGCTTAAGTCCAGGTGACCGATCCGCAAAGGAATCCTGCGACGCGACGAAAGCACATACGTCCAGCCCGGCGGAGCACTACGGATTAACAACTCAATAACCCGGACGAGCTGCTCAGAGGAGTCCACCAGGTGGACATCGTCGATGGCCACAACCGTGGGGCGTGTAGCCTGTTGTTGGATCGTCTGTGTAAGCCTAGCCGCTAATTCCAGAACAGTCAGATCCTCGTCGGGAGCCAAGGCTGGCCAGAGACTCTCTTGTTGGCCACCATTGCCTTCAAGGGCCAGGCCGAGTCCCGCAGCTAGATAAGCAAGAAATACGAGCGGATCTCGATCTTCTTCGTCAAGCCCGAGATACACGGTGTGTGTGTCTCGAGAAGAAAGAAGATCCACAATAAAACTCGTCTTGCCATACCCAGGGCCGGCTACGACTGATACGAGACCTCCGCCTCTTGCAGGGGCAATGCGTTGGCGCAATCGAGGCCGACTGAGCATGAAGCCAGCGTGGGGCAGAGCAAGCTTGGCCGCTAAGGCGCGAGCGCGCTGCTGGTGAAGCTGTTTGGGCCCCCCTGTCAAGTCTCCCCATTCAGACCTGTCGACCACGACCGGCAAGACCGGTGCGGATTGTTCCGTGACTTTCAAGGCACCGATCCACGCCGTGGTCATCGTACCAGTCGATGCCGTGTTATCAAGAATTTTCATGTTGGCATCCTCTCGATGTGTGGGAGGCCGCGTCGGCGCGAAGCCCGGCCCACTGGGCCGGGCTTCGCGCCCCACCCCTACAGGTACTCCAGCCGCCGCGCCACCACAAAAACGGTCTTTCGTTCTTCGCCGTCTTTTTCGTAAACGTCTTGGCGCAAGGAGCCCTCCACGGCGATGCGCCGCCCCTTGCCGAGGTGCTCCTCCGCTGCTTCTGCCTGCGAGTTCCAAGCCTTGATCCTGAAGAAATCAGCTTCTTCACCTCCGGCGCGATCTACCGCCAGCAAGAATGTGCTGACCTTGGAGCCGCCGTTTACTTCCCTCACTTCCACATCGGTGGCCAGACGTCCTATCAAATGCACACTGTTCACGAGCAACCTCCTTGTCTCCTCTCGCCTCTTCCTTGCCGAACGCCTGAGCTGGGCTCCCTAGCACAACAAGCGTCGGAACCACAGCCTACTGAGGAACAGCGCAAGCGGAAATACAACGAAGGGTGGAAACGCGCAGCTGCCGTAACGGGCAAACGATGGGACGAGACTCGCCAGCAGCTAGCGACGGACCCACCAGCTAGCGACAGGTCCTTGTGAGAACTACTCTACCGCTGGCAGAGCCACATGGAACGCCGTGCCCTTGCCGACCTCTGTCTCAAACCAGATGTAACCGCCGCTCTGCTGAACAATGCTGTACACCACAGCAAGACCTAGGCCGGTGCCGTGTTTCTTGGTAGAGAAGAAAGGTTCAAAGAGATGCTCCTGAACCTCCCTGTCCATGCCGCAACCTGTGTCGATCACGTGCAACAAGGCGTAGATCCCCAGCGGGACGATTCCTTGGCCGGTGGCAAGCTCTGAATCGAGCACAAGGCGCTGCGCCGCTATGCGCAAGGCACCACCTTCGGGCATCGCGTCGCGGGCGTTTAGCACCAAATTGGTCACCACCTGCGAGAGCTGGCTTATGTCTGCCACCACCGTGGGCACATCGGGGGAAATCTCCAATACCAGGGAGACGTTCGGTCCAATTTGAGAACGCAGCAAACGCTCTAGCCGTCTAAGCAGTTCGGCAAGATCCACCTGGACACGGTTCAGCTTTTGCCCCCGCGACATGGCAAGAAGGGCACGCACGAGTTCTGTCGCCTCCGCAACCGCTCTTCGCATGTCGGCTATGCCGTCTGCAGCAGACTGGGTTCCCACCACTTCTTTGGCCAGCAACTCCAGATTTCCAGAGATAACGGCGAGAAGGTTGTTGAGGTCGTGAGCCACGCCCCCGGCCATACGGCCGAGCGCCTCCATCTTGCGAGCCTGAAACAGTTGAAATTGCTGTTCACGGAGTTGCTGCTCACGGCGATGGCGTTCTGTGACATCCACGCTGTGTACGACAAAGCCCACACACTTCTCCTGATCCATGAGTGGCCCCACGTAGTGCTCGTGATAGACGTGGCGTCCGTCGGGCAGCATCTCGTCAGTCTCGATACTCACCGTGCGAGGGTTGCTAACCAACTCGCTGAACAGCTGTACGGCATCCCCGTGACCTTTCAGACGGAGAAACTCGGCAATGTTGTGACCTAAAACCTGGCTCGGAGAGCGACCGTCAGGCGCGCGGCTTATCCACTTGATGGTTCCGTCGAGATCAACCTGCGTGACCCACCCGGGCAAGCTCTCCACGAGGGCCTGCCAACGAGCTTCGGCATCGGTGAGCCGGCTCCACCTCTCCATTCCCAGGCCAATGTCGCTCAGAAACCAGACTTCTCCTTCTCCGCTTGTGTGAAAACTTAGCTGTAGCCAGAACTGACGTCCCGCGCCGTTGGTGGCCGGCAGTGTAATTGGTTGTGACAGACCCAGGGAGCGATGAAGGCTGTAGAGCATACGCGCATGCTCTGACAGGTTTCCGTACGTTCTGTTGAACCACTCGTCTAGCGCAAGTTCATCTGTAGAGGAGAGTCCCAGCAGCTCCCGCGCTGCGGCATTCATGACCACCCGGTTATCTTTCACATAGCAGGCAGCCGTCGATAGGCCGTCGACGAAAGGCCTCAAAGCGCCTTCAGACTCGCGACCGGGCAATTCGAACTCACTGGTGTTATGCCCATCCCCGGCTGCGAACGCAATCACCCCCCCAGGTAAAGGGAGGTTTTTGATTGATATCGGCTGATATAGGTCCGCTCTTTAGCACCTGGGCACCCCGGCCGGCTGACCTCTCGGAAGCCCCGTGTTGCGATCTAGTTGGAGCCCGCGCATAATCAAAACCGAGAGAGCTTCCTTCTGGGACAGCCGCCTGCAACCGCAGCCTTGCAGAAAGCGCTCTACTAGGGCCTTGTGACAGCGCCCAACCGCAGTCTTAGTAGACCACGCGTCGAAGGAGGTGGGCCTGGAAATCTCGAGGTGATACGAAACAGAGAAGCCCGCACTAGCTGCGCTAACTTCGTCGGGGGGATAGATATGAAGTCCCAACTCCTTGGGCGGATGAGGAAACCCTCGGTCGATCGATCAAGGTGGAGTGTTGTGCTTGGGGCAGCCTTGGTGTTGCTATTGGTGTTGTCGGTCGCCCCTCGGAGCTTGAGTATTACACCTGGTTTCCCCGACGTCCCGCCCAGTCACCCGTATTTCGAGGCGATTTGCGACCTGGCCTCGCGCGGAATCATCAGTGGTAAGCCTGATGGCAAGTTTCATCCTGATGATCCGGTAATGCGCCAACAATTTGCCAAAATGATTGTAAAAACCATGATGCTTCCCGCCCCGTCGACCATTACCTGTCCTTTCCCAGACGTTCTAGACCCGGATCCCACTTCGTCGGATCCCTGGTATCCCGGCAAATACGTGGCCACCTGCGCGTTACACCGCATCACGCTAGGTAAGACGGACCCGGTGTCGGGGAGAACCATCTTTGCCCCCTACGACAGCATCAAACGCTTCCAGGTATTAACGATGGTTGTGCGCGCTTTAGACGCAGCCCTTCCCGGTCTGTTGCTGGAATCCCCGTCTGGCTTCGTTCCTACCTGGAACCCCGCCCTGAGTCCCGAGCATGGAGCCAACGCGGCCCGGGCGGAATACAATGATCTCTTGAAGGGCATAAACCTGACCACACTCGACCCCTTCGGCCCTATGAGCAGAGGCGAAATTGCCCAGGTACTTGAGAACACCATCGTGAGAATGCAGCCAACGACAGCTCCTGGAAGCGGAGTTTGGGAAGATCTGGGCGGACCCTGGGAATCCTCTCCTGCTGCTGCCACGCCAGACCCCAGCCGTTTGGATGTCTACATTAAGGGAACGGATGGCTCGCTTTGGCGCAACATTCGGGCTGGCAGCTCTTGGCTAGGTTGGCGCCCCTTACCTGAATCGCCCTCCGGATCTCCTGATGCAGCTTCTTGGGGTCCCGGTCGAGTTGACGTGTTCTGGCCAGTTTCGACCCCAGCCGGGACAGAGATACGCTGGGCATACGACGAAGCTGGGGTTTGGCATGCTAGCACTATGGTGGCCCTGTATGCAGCAGCAGAAGCCGGTCCAGCAGCTTGCTCTTGGGGCACGGGGCGTCTGGATCTGTTTTACGTCAGCAGTTCGGGCGGAATTGAGCACCGGTGTTTTAACGTCTCCTGGTGGTATCCGGGCTCGGAGAGTCTCGGCGGCGCCACTTTCTCAGACCCAGCAGCAGCCTCTTGGCAACCGGGACGCTTGGACGTTTTTGTCCGCGGACCCTTGTTCCACCTCTGGCATAACTCATACAGTATTGCCCTCGACCGTTGGGCCGGTTGGGATGATCTGGGAGGAATTCTGTATTCCGCACCCGCAGCAGTTGCCCGGGACCGCGGGGTGCTTGATGTTTTTGCCCGGTTTGCAGACGGCCATATCTACCACCGGTGTTATACCTCGTCCTCCGGAACCTGGTCGCCTTGGGAGCGCATACCCTCAGCCATTACTTTCGCCCGCGATCCTGCGGCTTGCTCGTGGGGTCCTAATCGCATTGACCTCTTTGCAGTGGGAACTGATGGCCACCTCTATCACAAGTGGTGGGATGGAACTACCGGCATCTGGCAACCGTGAGCGCAATCCGCGCACATAGGAAAGGCGCGGTAGGGGAGACACGGAGCACCGCTGGTGACAAGTGGGGCGCGGCTGGCGAGACGCAGGCATGCTGGTGACAAGTGGGGCGCGGCCGGCGAGATTCTCTCCGGCCGCGCCCCGCCCGCGCCCCGAC from Thermoleophilia bacterium carries:
- a CDS encoding single-stranded DNA-binding protein; translation: MNSVHLIGRLATDVEVREVNGGSKVSTFLLAVDRAGGEEADFFRIKAWNSQAEAAEEHLGKGRRIAVEGSLRQDVYEKDGEERKTVFVVARRLEYL
- a CDS encoding S-layer homology domain-containing protein, whose protein sequence is MLGAALVLLLVLSVAPRSLSITPGFPDVPPSHPYFEAICDLASRGIISGKPDGKFHPDDPVMRQQFAKMIVKTMMLPAPSTITCPFPDVLDPDPTSSDPWYPGKYVATCALHRITLGKTDPVSGRTIFAPYDSIKRFQVLTMVVRALDAALPGLLLESPSGFVPTWNPALSPEHGANAARAEYNDLLKGINLTTLDPFGPMSRGEIAQVLENTIVRMQPTTAPGSGVWEDLGGPWESSPAAATPDPSRLDVYIKGTDGSLWRNIRAGSSWLGWRPLPESPSGSPDAASWGPGRVDVFWPVSTPAGTEIRWAYDEAGVWHASTMVALYAAAEAGPAACSWGTGRLDLFYVSSSGGIEHRCFNVSWWYPGSESLGGATFSDPAAASWQPGRLDVFVRGPLFHLWHNSYSIALDRWAGWDDLGGILYSAPAAVARDRGVLDVFARFADGHIYHRCYTSSSGTWSPWERIPSAITFARDPAACSWGPNRIDLFAVGTDGHLYHKWWDGTTGIWQP
- a CDS encoding GerMN domain-containing protein, whose protein sequence is MKHVAYTYKVASVLFALALIAVGGLSAIACGAAPTEIGEAGTVSTTAVSASTTTTTEPAESTTSTEVGESTTSTTSAPTMTLKVYYSKDEKMFPVGRVVPKTLQVGATAMKALLEGPTAEEKAFGIVSNIPEGTTFLGLEIQDGIAIVDLSKEYASGGGTLSMMMRLAEVVFTLTQFPTVHGVTFKLDGQPIDVLGGEGIVIDHPMTRADYEDLSPAILIESPLYQSTVTSPVRVTGTANVFEATFHIDIVDCDGLILAEERVMATSGTGTRGTFDVTIPFKLKKAGPGSIIAFTYSPKDGSQTNIVELPVNLK
- a CDS encoding LuxR C-terminal-related transcriptional regulator; amino-acid sequence: MKILDNTASTGTMTTAWIGALKVTEQSAPVLPVVVDRSEWGDLTGGPKQLHQQRARALAAKLALPHAGFMLSRPRLRQRIAPARGGGLVSVVAGPGYGKTSFIVDLLSSRDTHTVYLGLDEEDRDPLVFLAYLAAGLGLALEGNGGQQESLWPALAPDEDLTVLELAARLTQTIQQQATRPTVVAIDDVHLVDSSEQLVRVIELLIRSAPPGWTYVLSSRRRIPLRIGHLDLSGRVAELGPRDLRFTPGEIRTWVKQSRGVDLGLDQARTLWRATQGWPAAVVLLGDQLARTDSAGIARDLSKLVGRNTTLRSYLEQSLLDDLDPYAAETLLVASLLSRVIFPRDEILFSGPPGRAEAICAEFAARGCLVSRRGYRAYCVHPLVREVAERRARQGGTSLLVNVGEHLEAVGELHRAVACYLQAGRYADAGRVIRRLALSHPGSSFWASSEWPTLTPDPWEECCKQEPWLIVAGAKISQVNGRYEEAVRLFRKAATERVVVEDKQGLLGVLLGLAFGLFNQGLWEESRAVLDRCRALASSPAQKAEILLVEGAILVALCRWDEAIENWEKALILAPQESRSAFVVRVHHHRARLFYLLGEYPKARQWAAKALGALGTNSLGRAMALNAAAIVACFSGHYQDAAHLASECQRVVQTYAYNFLQPACLLTQAAVATAMGNSREGFTKMRQARSRAAAAGDAEVMLWADLMLGDFCRRNRSSARAMQYHQEALSLADERRMGNVEAANARTALGMDLAVAGREDEALAALEEAVTVARKWGLVSTLVPALFYLGWLYARNLREQDAVRSLGECLRRAQEHDHVYFFHQEARVATPILALCERLRVGSFVRERVVPLLPRRLQDYFWDLATGRVYPTEAPLGGPQQPAVKLRGTPWSERVGREMQPEGDAALLAAVESLTEREHDILEMIALGLSNKVIAAKLYITEKTVKSHTNHIFRKLGVQNRLQATLALQAWKRARVGSPRRGDGVGR
- a CDS encoding ATP-binding protein, encoding MRPFVDGLSTAACYVKDNRVVMNAAARELLGLSSTDELALDEWFNRTYGNLSEHARMLYSLHRSLGLSQPITLPATNGAGRQFWLQLSFHTSGEGEVWFLSDIGLGMERWSRLTDAEARWQALVESLPGWVTQVDLDGTIKWISRAPDGRSPSQVLGHNIAEFLRLKGHGDAVQLFSELVSNPRTVSIETDEMLPDGRHVYHEHYVGPLMDQEKCVGFVVHSVDVTERHRREQQLREQQFQLFQARKMEALGRMAGGVAHDLNNLLAVISGNLELLAKEVVGTQSAADGIADMRRAVAEATELVRALLAMSRGQKLNRVQVDLAELLRRLERLLRSQIGPNVSLVLEISPDVPTVVADISQLSQVVTNLVLNARDAMPEGGALRIAAQRLVLDSELATGQGIVPLGIYALLHVIDTGCGMDREVQEHLFEPFFSTKKHGTGLGLAVVYSIVQQSGGYIWFETEVGKGTAFHVALPAVE